The Hyphomonas sediminis genome contains a region encoding:
- a CDS encoding DMT family transporter, whose protein sequence is MSAPLLPVILCLLSALTVAITNVMVKRGGDVLTARAIVAITMGLSVLPLAPFVPLPPPETWPLIAISVVVHWFYQFSAIRALHRGALSLVFPVMRGLGPLATAAFAAIWLREGLAPLQIAGLVAASASILVFAFPTAQTPDARRLDRTALFWAMMTALGVGLYAVADTRAVRAMPDPMTFVVWLFLFDWVGVTIVLFWQRQGRAVAALRKELRAGVIGGIAGALSYGMAIYAYTLTDAAMVTALRETSVVFAAALGAWLLREGFGKRRIIAASTLAAGLVLMQAAG, encoded by the coding sequence ATGTCCGCCCCGCTCCTCCCGGTTATTCTCTGCCTCCTGTCGGCGCTCACGGTTGCGATCACCAATGTGATGGTGAAACGCGGCGGCGATGTGCTCACCGCGCGCGCCATCGTGGCAATCACGATGGGCCTCAGTGTCCTGCCACTTGCGCCCTTCGTGCCGCTTCCCCCGCCGGAGACCTGGCCGCTGATTGCCATCTCCGTCGTCGTCCACTGGTTCTATCAATTCTCCGCGATCCGGGCGCTGCATCGCGGCGCGCTGTCCCTGGTCTTTCCCGTGATGCGCGGTCTTGGCCCGCTGGCCACAGCGGCGTTTGCGGCCATCTGGCTGCGCGAGGGTCTCGCGCCCCTTCAGATCGCCGGATTGGTTGCCGCCTCCGCCTCGATCCTCGTCTTTGCTTTTCCGACCGCCCAGACGCCGGACGCTCGCCGCCTCGATCGCACGGCGCTCTTCTGGGCCATGATGACGGCGCTCGGCGTTGGTCTTTATGCGGTGGCCGATACGCGCGCCGTCCGCGCCATGCCAGATCCGATGACATTCGTGGTCTGGCTGTTCCTGTTTGACTGGGTCGGCGTCACGATCGTCCTCTTCTGGCAGCGACAGGGCAGGGCGGTTGCCGCCCTCCGCAAGGAGCTGCGCGCCGGTGTCATCGGCGGCATTGCTGGGGCGTTGTCCTATGGCATGGCGATCTACGCCTACACGCTGACGGACGCGGCCATGGTCACGGCCTTGCGCGAAACATCCGTGGTCTTCGCCGCCGCGCTCGGCGCCTGGCTCTTGCGTGAAGGCTTCGGCAAACGCCGGATTATTGCGGCTTCAACGCTCGCCGCCGGCCTCGTCCTGATGCAGGCCGCGGGCTGA
- the ccmB gene encoding heme exporter protein CcmB, whose protein sequence is MSGAPVLAAFRQAFGEAWAGGAGALMPLGFLGGAAVLVPLGIGSDTQTLQAVGPGIIWVALALSSLVTLERIFQADVEDGTLDLWLQAGTPMAAIAAAKTLAHWLAAGLPLALASPLLALMFQAQISPQLLTDLGLYTLGGLAFFFWGGVGAALSATVRRGGLLIALIALPLYVPTAIFGALAMTGGIGSDGAPMLLAASTLFACAVAPYAMAAALRLAAD, encoded by the coding sequence TTGAGCGGCGCCCCGGTTCTGGCGGCGTTCCGGCAAGCGTTCGGCGAGGCCTGGGCGGGCGGCGCGGGCGCGCTGATGCCACTCGGCTTCCTGGGCGGGGCAGCCGTTCTCGTGCCGCTGGGTATCGGAAGTGATACCCAGACCCTCCAGGCGGTTGGCCCCGGCATCATCTGGGTAGCGCTTGCCCTATCCAGCCTTGTGACGCTGGAGCGGATTTTCCAGGCCGATGTGGAAGACGGGACGCTGGACCTCTGGCTGCAAGCGGGCACGCCCATGGCGGCCATCGCGGCGGCAAAGACGCTGGCGCACTGGCTGGCCGCCGGCCTGCCGCTGGCGCTGGCCTCTCCCCTGCTGGCGCTGATGTTCCAGGCACAGATCAGCCCGCAATTGCTGACCGATCTTGGCCTCTACACCCTTGGCGGACTTGCATTTTTCTTCTGGGGCGGGGTGGGCGCGGCCCTTTCGGCAACGGTGCGCCGGGGCGGGCTGCTGATCGCGCTGATCGCCCTGCCGCTTTATGTGCCGACGGCGATCTTCGGCGCCCTTGCCATGACCGGCGGGATCGGGTCTGACGGCGCGCCGATGCTGCTGGCAGCCTCGACACTTTTTGCCTGCGCTGTTGCGCCCTATGCCATGGCCGCCGCCCTGCGCTTGGCGGCGGACTGA
- the acnA gene encoding aconitate hydratase AcnA, with product MPSKDSFKSKSTLTAAGKTYTYYSLEAAAKNAGLGDVSRLPASLKVLLENMLRFEDGLTVVEDDIRAFGEWADKGGKNPREIAYRPARVLMQDFTGVPAVVDLAAMRDGIMGLGGSAKKINPLVPVDLVIDHSVMIDEFGTPRAFQANVDLEYERNMERYTFLKWGQNAFNNFRVVPPGTGICHQVNLEYLAQTVWTDTDTDGSVLAYPDTLVGTDSHTTMVNGLAVLGWGVGGIEAEAAMLGQPVSMLIPEVVGFKITGALKEGVTATDLVLKVVQMLRKHGVVNKFVEFFGEGLNNMPLADRATIANMAPEYGATCGFFPIDDETIRYLRQTGREEDRIALVEAYAKQNGFWRGADYAPVYTSTLHLDLGDVVPAISGPKRPQDHVALDAAAQTFGDYIDGIRKPAVAPSAQKSDMTEEGGAPAPKTIPGDHAGPSEAAVEGHDWKLRDGSVVIASITSCTNTSNPYVLIGAGLVARKARALGLTRKPWVKTSLAPGSQVVSEYLNAAGLQEDLDALGFNLVGYGCTTCIGNSGPLAPEISKSINENDLVAVSVLSGNRNFEGRISPDVRANYLASPPLVVAYAIAGDMNIDLTKDAIGTDKDGKPVYLKDIWPTTKEIADMVHSVVTREMFISKYADVFKGDTKWQGVKTTDAETYDWPVSSTYIQNPPYFRGMGPEKGDIKPISGARVLALLGDMITTDHISPAGSFKANSPAGKYLTERQVPVKDFNSYGSRRGNHEIMMRGTFANIRIKNEMLDGVEGGYTLGPDGEQTSIYDAAMAWIDRGVPLVVIGGIEYGAGSSRDWAAKGTNLLGVKAVIAESFERIHRSNLVGMGVIPFEFTNGDNRKSLGLKGTETFDIEGLGNDIRPLSTVPAKITYADGTVKTIQIKCRIDTEIEVDYVKHGGVLHYVLRNLAKAS from the coding sequence ATGCCGTCAAAGGACAGCTTCAAATCGAAAAGCACGCTCACCGCAGCTGGCAAGACGTACACTTATTACTCGCTGGAAGCAGCGGCGAAGAATGCAGGCCTTGGCGATGTTTCGCGCCTGCCCGCCTCGCTCAAGGTTCTGCTGGAGAACATGCTGCGGTTTGAAGACGGCCTGACGGTCGTTGAAGACGACATCCGCGCCTTCGGCGAATGGGCCGACAAGGGCGGCAAGAACCCCCGCGAGATCGCCTATCGCCCGGCCCGCGTGCTGATGCAGGATTTCACCGGCGTTCCGGCCGTGGTTGACCTTGCCGCCATGCGCGACGGCATCATGGGCCTCGGCGGCTCTGCCAAGAAGATCAATCCGCTGGTTCCGGTCGACCTCGTGATCGACCACTCGGTGATGATCGATGAATTCGGCACCCCGCGCGCCTTCCAGGCCAACGTCGACCTGGAATATGAGCGCAACATGGAGCGTTACACGTTCCTGAAATGGGGCCAGAACGCGTTCAACAATTTCCGCGTCGTTCCGCCCGGCACCGGCATCTGCCACCAGGTGAACCTCGAATACCTCGCCCAGACTGTCTGGACTGATACGGACACCGACGGCTCCGTCCTCGCCTATCCCGACACGCTGGTCGGCACCGACAGCCACACCACGATGGTCAACGGTCTCGCCGTTCTCGGCTGGGGCGTCGGCGGTATCGAAGCGGAAGCGGCCATGCTCGGCCAGCCGGTTTCGATGCTCATCCCGGAAGTTGTCGGCTTCAAGATCACCGGCGCGCTGAAGGAAGGCGTCACCGCCACCGACCTCGTGCTGAAAGTGGTGCAGATGCTCCGCAAGCACGGCGTTGTGAACAAGTTCGTCGAATTCTTCGGCGAAGGCCTCAACAACATGCCGCTGGCTGACCGCGCGACGATTGCCAACATGGCCCCGGAATACGGCGCCACCTGCGGCTTCTTCCCGATCGATGACGAGACGATCCGCTACCTCCGCCAGACGGGCCGCGAGGAAGACCGCATCGCCCTCGTCGAAGCCTATGCCAAGCAGAACGGCTTCTGGCGCGGCGCTGACTATGCGCCGGTCTACACCTCGACGCTGCATCTCGACCTGGGCGATGTCGTCCCGGCCATCTCCGGCCCGAAACGCCCGCAGGATCACGTGGCCCTCGACGCTGCGGCCCAGACCTTCGGCGACTATATCGACGGCATCCGCAAGCCGGCTGTCGCTCCGTCGGCCCAGAAGTCGGACATGACGGAAGAGGGCGGCGCGCCCGCTCCCAAAACGATCCCCGGCGACCATGCCGGCCCGAGCGAGGCGGCCGTTGAAGGCCATGACTGGAAGCTGCGCGACGGCTCCGTCGTGATCGCCTCGATCACGTCCTGCACCAACACGTCGAACCCCTATGTGCTGATCGGCGCCGGCCTCGTCGCCCGCAAGGCACGCGCCCTTGGCCTCACCCGCAAGCCGTGGGTGAAAACCTCGCTGGCACCGGGATCGCAGGTCGTCTCCGAATATCTGAACGCCGCTGGCCTGCAGGAAGACCTGGACGCCCTCGGCTTCAACCTCGTCGGCTATGGCTGCACCACCTGTATCGGTAACTCCGGTCCGCTGGCGCCGGAAATCTCCAAGTCGATCAACGAGAACGACCTGGTCGCCGTCTCGGTGCTCTCGGGCAACCGCAACTTCGAAGGCCGTATCAGCCCCGACGTGCGCGCGAACTATCTCGCCTCGCCGCCGCTGGTCGTCGCCTACGCAATTGCCGGCGACATGAACATCGACCTGACGAAAGATGCGATCGGCACCGATAAAGACGGCAAGCCGGTCTACCTGAAGGACATCTGGCCGACGACGAAAGAAATCGCCGACATGGTGCATTCGGTCGTCACGCGTGAGATGTTCATCTCCAAATATGCCGACGTGTTCAAAGGCGACACGAAATGGCAGGGCGTCAAAACCACCGATGCTGAGACCTATGACTGGCCGGTCAGCTCGACCTACATTCAGAACCCGCCCTACTTCCGCGGCATGGGTCCGGAGAAGGGCGACATCAAGCCGATCTCCGGCGCGCGTGTCCTCGCCCTGCTTGGCGACATGATCACCACCGACCACATCTCGCCGGCCGGTTCCTTCAAGGCCAACAGCCCGGCAGGCAAATACCTGACCGAGCGCCAGGTTCCGGTGAAGGACTTCAACTCCTACGGCTCGCGCCGCGGCAACCATGAAATCATGATGCGCGGCACCTTCGCCAACATCCGTATCAAGAACGAGATGCTCGATGGCGTCGAGGGTGGCTACACCCTCGGCCCGGATGGCGAGCAGACCTCGATCTATGACGCGGCCATGGCCTGGATCGACCGCGGCGTGCCGCTCGTCGTCATCGGCGGCATCGAATACGGCGCCGGCTCCAGCCGTGACTGGGCCGCCAAAGGCACCAACCTGCTCGGCGTCAAAGCCGTCATCGCCGAAAGCTTCGAGCGGATCCACCGCTCCAACCTCGTCGGCATGGGCGTTATCCCGTTCGAATTCACGAACGGCGACAACCGCAAGTCGCTTGGCCTGAAAGGCACCGAAACCTTCGACATCGAAGGCCTCGGCAACGACATTCGCCCGCTCTCCACCGTTCCTGCGAAGATCACCTATGCAGACGGCACGGTGAAAACGATCCAGATCAAATGCCGGATCGATACCGAGATCGAGGTCGATTACGTCAAGCATGGCGGCGTTCTGCACTACGTGCTGCGCAACCTCGCAAAAGCCTCGTAA
- the ccmC gene encoding heme ABC transporter permease CcmC, translating into MWSYFANPHKFLGLSNWLAPVFYIAGALCIGWGLWQALWIIPKDDYQGGDIMRVMFVHVPAAWLAMASYSALAIASFVWFIWRHELADIAAKSIAPLGAVWTALCLATGAIWGKPTWGTWWQWDDARMMSVLFLFFLFLGYMALRAAMDSRQKAARAGAILAMVGAINVPLIKFSVDLFTSLHQPASVITADGPAMPAVYLTPLLISGLGHSLLFGGLVMTHMRTEIRERRIARLTAKALEA; encoded by the coding sequence ATGTGGTCCTATTTCGCTAATCCGCACAAATTCCTCGGCCTGTCGAACTGGCTGGCGCCTGTCTTCTATATCGCGGGCGCGCTCTGCATCGGCTGGGGCCTCTGGCAGGCGCTCTGGATTATTCCGAAGGATGACTATCAGGGCGGGGACATCATGCGGGTGATGTTCGTCCACGTTCCCGCCGCCTGGCTGGCCATGGCGAGCTATTCAGCCCTGGCAATTGCCAGCTTCGTCTGGTTCATCTGGCGCCACGAACTGGCAGACATTGCGGCCAAATCCATCGCGCCGCTGGGCGCAGTGTGGACGGCGCTGTGCCTTGCGACCGGCGCGATCTGGGGCAAGCCGACCTGGGGCACCTGGTGGCAATGGGACGATGCGCGGATGATGTCCGTGCTGTTCCTGTTCTTCCTGTTCCTTGGCTATATGGCCCTGCGCGCAGCGATGGATTCCCGCCAGAAGGCAGCCCGCGCCGGGGCAATCCTCGCCATGGTGGGCGCAATCAATGTGCCGCTGATCAAATTCTCCGTGGACCTCTTCACCTCGCTGCACCAGCCTGCCAGCGTCATCACAGCGGACGGCCCGGCGATGCCGGCAGTCTACCTGACGCCGCTGCTGATTTCCGGCCTGGGCCACAGCCTGCTGTTTGGCGGCCTCGTGATGACGCATATGCGCACCGAAATTCGTGAGCGGCGCATTGCGCGCCTGACGGCCAAGGCATTGGAGGCCTGA
- a CDS encoding MarR family winged helix-turn-helix transcriptional regulator, which yields MSFNLNASPSHLLHRAQQIAANHSAAALKSAGVTLRQFSVLAALSGNEGVSQSDLVNATGIDRSTLADMVARMETAGLIKRADSKTDARAKSVTLTAKGKKAYDKALPAVSKADAALFSTLAKAKQDALLQGLTGLVDDAEKKEAAPAAPKAPKAPKAPKAPKAPKAAKPAKAPKAAKAAAPKAKKAPAKKKAAAKAEVKAAPVAVKKAPVAKKAAAKKTAAKKK from the coding sequence ATGAGCTTCAACCTCAACGCTTCGCCCAGCCACCTGCTTCACCGCGCACAGCAGATCGCTGCAAACCATTCCGCCGCTGCCCTGAAATCGGCCGGCGTCACGCTCCGTCAGTTTTCGGTCCTCGCTGCCCTCTCCGGCAACGAAGGTGTCAGCCAGTCTGACCTTGTCAATGCCACCGGCATCGACCGTTCGACCCTCGCTGACATGGTTGCCCGTATGGAAACTGCTGGCCTCATCAAGCGCGCCGACTCCAAAACCGACGCCCGCGCCAAATCGGTCACGCTGACCGCAAAAGGCAAAAAAGCCTACGACAAAGCCCTCCCGGCTGTTTCGAAAGCCGACGCGGCGCTTTTCTCGACCCTCGCCAAAGCGAAACAAGACGCTCTGCTGCAGGGCCTGACCGGCCTCGTCGACGACGCTGAGAAGAAAGAAGCTGCTCCGGCCGCTCCTAAAGCCCCGAAAGCACCTAAAGCGCCGAAGGCTCCGAAAGCCCCGAAAGCGGCCAAGCCTGCCAAAGCTCCGAAGGCTGCCAAAGCGGCTGCCCCGAAAGCCAAAAAAGCGCCTGCCAAGAAAAAGGCCGCTGCCAAGGCTGAAGTGAAAGCCGCTCCGGTTGCCGTGAAGAAAGCTCCGGTTGCCAAGAAAGCTGCTGCCAAGAAAACGGCTGCGAAGAAGAAATAA
- a CDS encoding inner membrane-spanning protein YciB, with amino-acid sequence MTEMTPPPSPANGIGTAAGKANQIWGDFVPVIGFILTYNIFRRVELFDGLINKDTAIYWATGVLIALMLGFLGKQIISRQPVSQMMLFSSAIVGGFGLIGILLQEKAFIYVKPTIQQIFMAGMIFIPLLFGKNLWKSLFSKVFDLPDFAWRTLAIRWGLFFLAMAVWNEYLWRTYAPGFEAPLVLAGIPVAPAGTYEFLGLTFGAKNAEDVWANWKLGNMVIVFLFGALNTPYTLKHLREAEATAA; translated from the coding sequence ATGACCGAGATGACCCCGCCGCCTTCGCCCGCCAATGGCATCGGCACTGCCGCCGGCAAGGCAAACCAGATCTGGGGCGATTTTGTCCCGGTGATCGGCTTCATCCTCACCTACAATATCTTCCGCCGTGTCGAGCTGTTTGATGGTCTGATCAATAAAGACACCGCTATCTATTGGGCCACGGGTGTGTTGATCGCGCTGATGCTCGGCTTCCTCGGAAAGCAGATCATCAGCCGCCAGCCGGTTTCCCAGATGATGCTGTTCTCCTCCGCCATCGTCGGCGGCTTCGGCCTGATCGGTATCCTGCTTCAGGAAAAGGCCTTCATCTATGTGAAGCCCACCATCCAGCAGATCTTCATGGCCGGCATGATCTTCATTCCGCTGCTGTTCGGGAAGAACCTCTGGAAGTCGCTCTTCTCAAAAGTGTTCGACCTTCCCGATTTTGCCTGGCGCACGCTGGCCATCCGCTGGGGCCTGTTCTTCCTCGCCATGGCGGTGTGGAACGAATATCTCTGGCGCACTTACGCGCCGGGCTTCGAGGCCCCGCTCGTACTCGCGGGCATTCCGGTGGCCCCTGCCGGAACCTATGAATTCCTTGGCCTGACCTTCGGCGCAAAGAACGCCGAAGATGTCTGGGCCAACTGGAAGCTCGGCAACATGGTCATCGTTTTCCTGTTTGGCGCGCTGAACACGCCCTACACCCTGAAGCATCTCAGGGAAGCTGAAGCGACTGCCGCGTGA
- a CDS encoding redoxin family protein, producing MKRWLYALPVAALVVVAGFGGWQMMRPSKGEFERISRDAPQHIFPLMDGSGEISFAPPPGGQPVVVNLFASWCAPCEAEHKYLVELGGKHPGQVYGILYKDKLEDGAAFLERMGNPYTQIGLDPNGRGGLDFGLTGVPETFVISADGQIILHIGGPLDEELVQKVSGALEAPR from the coding sequence ATGAAACGGTGGCTCTACGCCCTGCCGGTTGCGGCGTTGGTGGTGGTGGCCGGGTTTGGCGGCTGGCAGATGATGCGCCCCTCGAAAGGCGAGTTCGAGCGGATTTCCCGCGACGCGCCACAGCACATTTTTCCCCTGATGGATGGCAGCGGCGAGATTTCCTTTGCCCCTCCCCCCGGCGGGCAGCCGGTGGTGGTGAACCTGTTTGCCAGCTGGTGCGCCCCCTGCGAAGCCGAGCACAAATACCTGGTTGAGCTGGGCGGGAAGCATCCCGGACAGGTGTACGGCATTCTTTATAAAGACAAGCTGGAAGACGGCGCCGCATTCCTGGAGCGGATGGGCAATCCCTATACCCAGATCGGATTGGACCCCAACGGGCGCGGCGGGCTCGATTTCGGGCTGACGGGCGTTCCGGAAACCTTTGTGATCTCCGCGGATGGCCAGATCATCCTGCATATTGGCGGCCCGCTGGACGAAGAGCTGGTCCAAAAAGTAAGCGGGGCGCTAGAAGCGCCCCGCTGA
- the ccmD gene encoding heme exporter protein CcmD, whose product MPEFDKNAAYIWACYLIGALMIGAACLQAWLAAKAAKRRLDRLAANDDEASA is encoded by the coding sequence ATGCCGGAGTTTGACAAGAACGCCGCCTATATCTGGGCCTGCTATCTGATCGGCGCGCTGATGATTGGCGCAGCCTGCCTTCAGGCCTGGCTGGCGGCAAAGGCAGCCAAACGCCGGCTGGACAGGCTGGCGGCCAATGATGACGAGGCGAGCGCATGA
- a CDS encoding DUF1223 domain-containing protein — MLRLSALFLFLMAAFVAPSARAEGPVLVELFASKNCRSCPAAYKAMDELEAQRDDVLVLTWPVDYWDYLGSKEKMALPESKDRQRGYVERFALRGPYTPQAVFNGREQAPGNKSSKVDAALSKMTALPASGIRLVRKADGRVSLKGEAEGLVDLWWVSYLTDEDNDTKMPNPVTSARQIGPWIGGRADIDLPACASACMLIVQEAGFGPVLAVLDVR, encoded by the coding sequence ATGCTGCGACTGTCCGCTCTTTTCCTGTTCCTGATGGCTGCATTTGTGGCGCCCTCGGCGCGCGCGGAAGGTCCTGTTCTTGTGGAGCTTTTTGCCTCCAAGAACTGTCGGTCCTGCCCGGCGGCCTATAAGGCGATGGATGAGCTGGAAGCCCAGCGGGACGATGTCCTCGTCCTCACCTGGCCGGTCGATTACTGGGATTATCTCGGCTCGAAAGAGAAGATGGCCCTGCCGGAATCGAAAGATCGCCAGCGCGGCTATGTCGAGCGTTTCGCCCTGCGCGGCCCGTATACGCCCCAGGCCGTCTTCAATGGCAGGGAGCAAGCCCCCGGCAACAAGTCCAGCAAGGTCGATGCCGCCCTTTCCAAGATGACGGCGCTGCCTGCCAGCGGCATCCGACTGGTGCGCAAGGCGGATGGCCGCGTGTCCCTGAAAGGGGAGGCCGAAGGCCTCGTAGACCTGTGGTGGGTCAGCTATCTCACCGATGAAGACAACGACACCAAGATGCCCAACCCCGTCACATCCGCGCGCCAGATCGGCCCATGGATCGGCGGCCGGGCCGATATCGATCTTCCCGCCTGCGCCTCGGCCTGCATGCTGATCGTTCAGGAGGCCGGTTTCGGTCCTGTCCTCGCCGTTCTGGACGTGCGCTGA
- the ccmA gene encoding heme ABC exporter ATP-binding protein CcmA, which yields MTTSTAPLIHASGLAILRGERVLFRGIGLTLAPGEAIVLRGANGAGKTTLLRMLAGLTRAEAGDISRPLPHHWVGHKEGIKPQETPREHLALWAQAWGSTAKIPEILEKMALTRAADVPGRYLSAGQRRRTAFARLMLEDRPLWLLDEPYTALDADGRKLLDNVILRHLEAKGGLIASMHDHSGFPVSREVTL from the coding sequence GTGACGACTTCGACCGCGCCCCTGATCCATGCCAGCGGCCTCGCTATCCTGCGGGGTGAACGGGTGCTGTTCCGCGGGATAGGCCTCACCCTTGCGCCCGGCGAAGCCATCGTGCTGCGCGGCGCCAACGGGGCGGGCAAGACGACGCTGCTGCGGATGCTGGCGGGACTGACACGGGCCGAAGCGGGGGATATCTCCCGCCCTCTGCCCCATCACTGGGTAGGCCATAAGGAAGGTATCAAACCGCAGGAAACCCCGCGCGAGCATCTGGCGCTTTGGGCGCAAGCCTGGGGATCGACAGCGAAGATCCCTGAAATCCTTGAGAAAATGGCACTGACCCGCGCCGCGGACGTGCCGGGCCGATACCTTTCAGCGGGGCAGAGACGGCGCACGGCCTTTGCCCGGCTGATGCTGGAGGACCGGCCCCTGTGGCTGCTCGATGAGCCTTATACAGCGCTGGACGCCGATGGCAGAAAGCTGCTCGACAATGTCATTTTGAGGCATCTTGAGGCAAAAGGCGGCCTTATTGCATCAATGCACGACCATTCCGGATTCCCTGTGAGCCGGGAGGTGACGCTTTGA
- a CDS encoding NUDIX hydrolase, translating to MTDQLPTPYHNTDFRLDVPDGDDRLRRICNRCSFVDYVNPKIVTGAVVIKDEHILICRRAIEPRKGFWTLPAGFMEEGESVEEGAIREAREEAMAEIRIDALLGVYSVPRISQVQIMFRAHLLSDIAPGPESLEVKLVPWREIPWSQMAFPTAIWALTHYAQTRNQEVFVPFGNPPGTEKVTRQSLQLP from the coding sequence ATGACTGATCAATTGCCAACTCCTTACCACAACACAGATTTTCGGCTTGATGTGCCAGATGGGGACGATCGGTTGCGAAGAATCTGCAATCGCTGCAGTTTTGTTGATTACGTGAATCCTAAGATCGTTACCGGCGCGGTAGTAATCAAGGACGAACATATCCTCATCTGTAGGCGTGCAATAGAGCCACGCAAGGGCTTCTGGACCCTGCCAGCCGGTTTCATGGAAGAGGGCGAGAGCGTGGAAGAGGGCGCGATACGCGAGGCACGCGAGGAAGCGATGGCCGAAATCCGGATCGACGCCCTGCTCGGGGTCTATTCCGTGCCCCGAATTTCGCAGGTTCAGATCATGTTCCGCGCGCATCTATTGTCAGACATCGCGCCAGGACCGGAAAGCCTGGAAGTGAAACTGGTGCCCTGGCGGGAGATTCCGTGGTCGCAAATGGCGTTTCCGACGGCAATCTGGGCGCTGACACATTATGCCCAAACCCGGAATCAGGAGGTTTTCGTACCCTTTGGCAACCCGCCGGGTACGGAAAAGGTCACGCGGCAGTCGCTTCAGCTTCCCTGA